Proteins from a genomic interval of Clostridium sp. 'deep sea':
- a CDS encoding MurR/RpiR family transcriptional regulator, whose amino-acid sequence MIHNRIKKNFDGLTPAQKKAAHYIRNNIVESSSLTAKEIGERCGCSEPTIHRLAKVLGYANYLEMSKSIKEVAFEKRVMRRFNNLVTSNDSRQESWLNEHFAGEVDNLNETMMLLNKAKIAEAVNMILNSKRIYFAGWRAGLGVTSYMSYVLNYLLGNSKLIPQGEAAEYSNYFTEHDLLIVAGFPRYCKTTLKVCEKVKEKNSKILCLTDSEISPFYVIADLAFIAKTKTKGMIDSYVAPLSIAHLIINEVAYQKPEFVRTNINSMEQSLKSFDLEYNWK is encoded by the coding sequence GTGATTCACAACAGAATTAAAAAGAATTTTGATGGGCTTACTCCTGCTCAAAAAAAAGCAGCTCATTATATTCGCAACAACATAGTTGAGTCATCATCGTTAACCGCTAAAGAAATTGGCGAGAGATGTGGCTGTAGTGAACCCACAATACATCGCTTAGCTAAGGTATTAGGCTATGCAAATTACCTAGAGATGAGTAAAAGCATTAAAGAAGTTGCTTTTGAAAAACGGGTTATGAGGCGCTTTAATAATTTAGTCACTAGTAATGATAGTAGACAAGAATCATGGCTAAATGAACACTTTGCAGGCGAGGTAGATAACCTTAATGAAACAATGATGTTACTTAATAAAGCTAAAATTGCAGAAGCAGTAAACATGATTTTAAATAGTAAGAGAATTTATTTTGCTGGCTGGCGTGCAGGTTTAGGGGTCACAAGTTATATGAGTTACGTATTAAACTACCTACTTGGAAACTCAAAACTAATACCGCAGGGGGAGGCAGCAGAGTATAGTAATTATTTTACAGAACATGATTTGTTAATAGTAGCAGGGTTTCCTCGTTATTGTAAAACAACTCTTAAAGTATGTGAAAAAGTAAAAGAAAAAAATAGTAAAATATTGTGTTTAACAGACTCCGAGATATCTCCTTTTTATGTTATAGCAGATTTAGCTTTTATTGCCAAAACAAAAACAAAAGGAATGATAGACTCATACGTAGCTCCGTTGTCGATAGCTCATTTAATAATAAATGAAGTAGCCTATCAAAAACCAGAGTTCGTAAGGACCAATATTAATAGTATGGAACAAAGTTTAAAAAGTTTTGATTTAGAATATAACTGGAAATAG